The following coding sequences lie in one Lichenicola cladoniae genomic window:
- the mobC gene encoding plasmid mobilization relaxosome protein MobC, giving the protein MVGAYVEAGLADRFKVWARGTDGGASAALRRLIIQAVDGAEPSLPLGATGRQIAVRLKEPERVALLRAAQARRTTPANWLRSLAIVHLGRRPQWSDTETAELREIGMEVRRIGNNLNQLARVMNEAALTGEYPPNQGETAHEGVELLRTELRRLMAIYTGNFDYWGLPDAVRPTALLGMKVREQARQIEDKASRRLRPRRRPAIFADDERAVGKE; this is encoded by the coding sequence ATGGTTGGTGCCTACGTTGAAGCCGGGCTTGCGGATAGGTTCAAGGTTTGGGCTCGTGGAACGGACGGCGGTGCTTCGGCTGCGCTTCGCCGGTTGATCATCCAGGCGGTGGACGGTGCAGAGCCCTCCCTACCGCTCGGTGCAACCGGCCGGCAGATCGCTGTTCGCCTGAAAGAACCGGAGCGCGTTGCCTTGCTTCGCGCAGCGCAGGCTCGCCGGACAACCCCTGCCAACTGGTTGCGGAGCTTGGCGATCGTTCACCTTGGACGGCGTCCGCAATGGAGTGACACCGAGACCGCCGAGTTGCGCGAGATAGGCATGGAAGTTCGTAGGATAGGCAATAACTTGAACCAGCTCGCAAGGGTTATGAACGAAGCCGCCTTGACCGGCGAGTATCCGCCCAACCAGGGCGAGACAGCTCACGAGGGCGTCGAGCTGCTACGGACCGAACTTCGCCGTCTCATGGCAATTTATACCGGAAACTTTGACTACTGGGGCTTACCTGATGCTGTACGCCCAACGGCCTTGCTTGGCATGAAAGTTAGAGAACAGGCTAGACAGATCGAGGATAAGGCGAGCCGCCGTCTTCGCCCACGCCGTCGTCCAGCTATCTTCGCTGACGACGAACGGGCAGTCGGAAAGGAGTGA
- a CDS encoding addiction module antidote protein translates to MAETFSRYDAADYLKTDEDITAYLAASAEDGDPAAMAVALGTVARARNVTQLARDTGLTREGIYKALSPDGNPAFATVVKVARAMGFDVTFRPRVES, encoded by the coding sequence ATGGCAGAGACGTTCAGCCGCTATGACGCGGCCGACTACCTTAAAACGGATGAGGACATTACTGCCTACTTGGCAGCCAGCGCCGAGGATGGCGATCCGGCGGCAATGGCGGTTGCTCTTGGCACTGTGGCGCGAGCGCGTAACGTGACCCAGCTTGCTCGTGACACAGGACTAACCCGTGAGGGCATTTACAAGGCGCTTTCGCCAGATGGGAACCCCGCCTTTGCAACCGTGGTGAAGGTAGCCAGGGCAATGGGGTTTGACGTGACATTCCGGCCGCGTGTGGAATCGTAG
- a CDS encoding response regulator — protein MNPISSDAPHALVIDDDFFIRMEVIKVLEDAGFCVVDAEHGDAAFELLKARHPQVVLLFTDVEMPDQLDGFAFAHKVALSWPHISIVVASGRRSPGPGSMPEKARFIAKPVNAETVYGHLQEILPNQQKARTTQQKSFRPLTVKQLTADHP, from the coding sequence ATGAACCCCATATCATCTGATGCTCCGCATGCGCTTGTCATAGATGACGATTTTTTCATTCGTATGGAGGTAATCAAGGTTCTTGAGGATGCCGGCTTCTGTGTTGTGGATGCAGAGCATGGCGATGCCGCCTTTGAACTCCTGAAGGCACGTCACCCTCAGGTCGTCCTGCTTTTCACTGATGTTGAAATGCCAGATCAGCTAGACGGCTTCGCTTTTGCTCACAAGGTTGCTTTGTCCTGGCCTCATATTTCGATCGTTGTCGCTTCAGGGCGTCGTTCTCCTGGACCTGGCTCTATGCCGGAAAAAGCTAGGTTTATCGCGAAGCCAGTTAATGCCGAGACGGTTTATGGCCACCTTCAGGAAATTTTACCAAACCAACAAAAAGCCAGAACGACTCAACAAAAAAGCTTTCGGCCTTTAACCGTAAAACAGCTCACCGCTGACCACCCTTGA
- a CDS encoding DUF3991 and TOPRIM domain-containing protein, which translates to MTTDQDELAELRQRVDCRTVLERGGWEMDGKESSRRAVKYRQGAGRIVIVTHEGKGWFDPLDDKRGDVIALAQHVWGGTLGHARKNLRPLAGIAPKLVPLRQGADVVPIEGDKLWHQARQLRQGSQAWAYLTEQRGLPSATIERALQVGALREGICGTLWAQHQGVSGQITGWEMRGPSYKGFSKGGTKTLFWLGHPPVANRLVVTESAIDAMSLASIENWPDGTLYASTGGGFGPSTEGALRGSLPQHAKLVAATDRGIGGELLATRLEELAGCCGVAFDRLLPESEDWNEQIKGGQR; encoded by the coding sequence GTGACTACAGATCAGGACGAGCTGGCTGAGCTGCGGCAGCGTGTCGATTGCCGAACCGTTCTCGAGCGCGGCGGTTGGGAGATGGATGGCAAGGAGAGCAGTCGAAGGGCCGTCAAATATCGCCAGGGCGCGGGCCGCATCGTCATTGTCACGCACGAGGGCAAGGGCTGGTTTGACCCACTGGATGATAAGCGCGGCGACGTCATCGCTCTTGCCCAGCATGTATGGGGCGGCACTTTGGGTCATGCCCGGAAGAACCTTCGACCGCTTGCCGGTATCGCGCCTAAGTTGGTGCCGTTGCGCCAAGGTGCAGACGTGGTGCCTATCGAGGGTGATAAGCTCTGGCACCAGGCGCGGCAGCTCCGGCAGGGTTCGCAGGCGTGGGCTTACCTGACCGAACAACGCGGCTTGCCGTCCGCGACTATCGAACGTGCTTTGCAGGTTGGTGCTTTGCGGGAGGGCATCTGCGGAACGCTGTGGGCGCAGCATCAAGGCGTTTCTGGACAGATCACCGGTTGGGAGATGCGCGGCCCCAGCTACAAAGGATTTTCTAAAGGCGGAACTAAGACGCTGTTCTGGTTAGGGCACCCACCTGTTGCGAACAGGTTAGTGGTGACCGAAAGCGCGATCGACGCCATGAGTCTTGCCAGCATCGAGAATTGGCCAGACGGCACCCTCTATGCGTCCACGGGTGGAGGATTTGGACCATCAACCGAGGGTGCGTTACGTGGATCCCTGCCTCAGCACGCGAAGCTCGTAGCAGCAACGGATCGAGGCATAGGTGGTGAGTTGCTTGCCACTAGATTGGAGGAGCTGGCGGGCTGTTGCGGAGTGGCGTTCGATCGATTGCTGCCAGAATCAGAAGATTGGAACGAGCAAATCAAGGGTGGTCAGCGGTGA
- a CDS encoding ParB/RepB/Spo0J family partition protein — protein sequence MGKTPAVKPSFGTGVLSGLRQAAGTTQGGEPLHLPLDQIAEDPDQPRSVFSEVELEQMAETIRLVGVLSPVGVRKRDGGGYVLIYGARRLRGSRLAGKRTIPAVLVPKDQATLAVQVIENQARAGLANSDLAAAVNRLFADKMTVKQIAVVCNIKEYQVAAFRSAEKLPTCLLSRLDTADMRALYDLSRVWEKQPAEVEAALPDQGTYITITEARRIIEGITGKAATGGFRTKEDQAGEAQEPKGPELRFPATSPEQPTLNGEPAVRGRREDVAPASPALSTAPASRSLNKGPTAPEQPAPSTGLPVFVMELTDGRRGVLITGRRTGTKGMALLDVDGEEITAAFAELRTVDVD from the coding sequence ATGGGTAAAACACCAGCCGTCAAGCCGAGCTTTGGCACGGGCGTTCTGTCGGGCCTGCGCCAGGCGGCTGGCACGACGCAGGGCGGCGAGCCGCTACATCTGCCGCTAGATCAGATTGCGGAAGATCCGGACCAGCCCCGGAGCGTATTCAGCGAAGTCGAGCTTGAGCAGATGGCCGAGACGATCCGGCTTGTCGGGGTGCTGTCGCCTGTCGGTGTTCGTAAGCGTGACGGTGGCGGCTACGTCCTCATTTATGGCGCGCGGCGCCTGCGGGGATCGCGACTGGCCGGCAAGAGGACCATTCCTGCGGTACTGGTGCCGAAGGACCAAGCTACACTTGCTGTCCAGGTGATCGAGAACCAGGCCCGCGCCGGCTTGGCAAACAGCGACTTGGCAGCTGCGGTAAATCGGTTGTTCGCTGACAAGATGACGGTCAAGCAGATCGCAGTCGTGTGCAACATCAAAGAATATCAGGTCGCCGCGTTCCGGTCGGCCGAGAAGCTTCCTACATGCCTCCTGTCGCGCCTGGATACGGCTGACATGCGCGCGCTTTATGACCTGTCGCGTGTTTGGGAGAAGCAGCCGGCCGAGGTAGAGGCGGCGCTGCCGGACCAGGGGACATACATCACCATCACCGAGGCTCGCCGCATCATCGAGGGGATCACAGGCAAAGCGGCGACTGGCGGGTTCCGAACCAAGGAGGACCAGGCGGGCGAGGCGCAGGAGCCCAAGGGGCCGGAGCTGCGTTTTCCGGCTACCTCTCCGGAGCAGCCGACGCTAAACGGCGAGCCCGCGGTGCGAGGGCGGCGTGAGGATGTGGCGCCGGCATCGCCTGCTCTGTCCACTGCTCCGGCTTCACGTTCACTAAACAAGGGGCCGACAGCGCCAGAGCAGCCGGCACCTTCTACAGGACTGCCGGTGTTCGTGATGGAGCTGACAGATGGACGGCGCGGCGTGCTGATCACGGGGAGGCGCACCGGCACCAAGGGTATGGCGCTGTTGGACGTGGACGGCGAGGAAATCACAGCGGCCTTCGCAGAGCTTCGCACCGTGGACGTTGACTGA
- a CDS encoding ParA family protein, with protein MKTLVILNEKGGVGKTTLSLHGAWFFAERYRTLVLDLDQQANLSFTLEANLSGVDAVSLFNEPTKVPRTGQFTVAGATPELFDAERAEESAIGTFRESMKINADDYDFCIIDTPPLLGLRTFAALLSADAVLAPIELGDYSITGVQRLLQAIKGVSQHYGRDEPNFLGLLASKFDRRSPRERALFEGLAEEIGGLLFPGVVGKRDVYARTASERIPVWQMKGPSARDAGEEIRGVFAKVEKMMELSHG; from the coding sequence GTGAAAACCCTCGTTATACTCAACGAGAAAGGCGGCGTCGGCAAGACGACCCTTTCCCTTCATGGCGCCTGGTTCTTTGCGGAACGCTATCGGACCCTGGTTCTCGACTTGGACCAACAGGCGAACCTGTCTTTCACACTTGAGGCCAATCTTTCGGGTGTCGATGCGGTTTCCCTATTCAATGAGCCGACGAAGGTTCCGCGCACGGGGCAGTTCACCGTTGCCGGTGCTACGCCGGAGCTGTTTGACGCAGAGCGCGCCGAAGAGTCCGCTATCGGGACTTTCCGCGAGAGCATGAAGATCAACGCAGACGACTATGATTTCTGCATCATCGACACGCCGCCGTTGCTGGGTTTGCGGACCTTCGCCGCGCTGCTTTCCGCCGATGCAGTTCTGGCCCCGATCGAGCTGGGTGACTACTCGATTACCGGTGTGCAGCGGCTTTTGCAGGCAATTAAGGGCGTCTCACAGCACTACGGTCGGGACGAGCCTAACTTCCTTGGTTTGCTGGCTTCTAAGTTCGACCGCAGAAGCCCACGCGAGCGGGCGTTATTCGAGGGCTTGGCCGAAGAAATCGGCGGGCTGCTGTTCCCCGGAGTTGTTGGCAAGCGTGACGTTTACGCCAGGACAGCCAGCGAGCGCATCCCGGTCTGGCAGATGAAGGGGCCGTCCGCCCGCGATGCCGGCGAGGAAATCCGTGGTGTGTTCGCCAAGGTCGAAAAGATGATGGAGCTGTCCCATGGGTAA
- a CDS encoding replication protein RepA, producing MTTTSLRAHADLFSLHEPVSAKGAKEAVEEARRVVWTSESQKATAVQKALGARNGRRVADSASQAIIREHERAYDLGYTYSAWCLAGLPHRDHPAGEDWLISTDYAQLLVRPGVRIRDDGTREPLAVPSGTMARLLLIDLQSRALESGSRDIEIGPNPNVLIEHMGLSRGGPVSRKLADQLERLCRCTLDFKIGDDRRGLIVNERLVEAFEYSGEEDKRSKRLVPMVERLRLSEAFFNELQRHPIPIDRAAIKEIQSSPRAIDIYLWLAFRLHALDGEVHVSWSALWRQFGRERLLRTFRAEFREPLSLALSAYKAARVVVGERGLILLPSPPPVTRAA from the coding sequence ATGACGACGACGAGCCTTCGAGCACATGCTGACCTTTTCTCCCTTCATGAGCCGGTATCGGCCAAGGGGGCAAAAGAGGCTGTGGAAGAAGCGCGCCGCGTCGTGTGGACTTCAGAGTCCCAGAAAGCTACTGCCGTACAGAAGGCCCTGGGAGCAAGAAACGGCAGACGGGTAGCAGACTCTGCGTCGCAGGCGATCATCCGCGAACATGAACGCGCCTATGATCTCGGCTACACCTACAGTGCATGGTGCCTCGCAGGTCTGCCGCATCGAGACCACCCGGCAGGCGAGGATTGGCTGATCTCGACCGACTACGCCCAGCTTCTCGTTCGTCCTGGTGTTCGGATCCGTGATGATGGAACCCGCGAACCGCTCGCGGTGCCTTCAGGCACGATGGCGCGGCTGCTGTTGATCGATCTACAGTCGCGAGCGCTTGAGAGTGGATCCAGGGACATCGAGATCGGGCCAAATCCCAATGTTCTGATTGAGCACATGGGGTTGTCCCGGGGCGGTCCGGTAAGCCGCAAGCTCGCAGACCAACTCGAGCGGCTGTGCCGATGCACCCTGGATTTCAAGATTGGCGATGACCGGCGCGGCCTTATAGTGAACGAGCGCCTGGTCGAGGCATTCGAATACTCCGGTGAGGAAGACAAGCGGTCGAAGAGATTGGTCCCGATGGTCGAGCGCCTCCGGCTTTCGGAGGCATTCTTTAACGAACTCCAACGTCATCCGATCCCGATCGACCGCGCGGCCATCAAAGAGATCCAGTCGTCGCCGCGGGCAATCGACATCTATCTCTGGCTCGCCTTCCGCCTGCATGCCCTCGACGGTGAGGTCCACGTCTCCTGGTCAGCCTTGTGGCGGCAGTTTGGTCGGGAAAGGCTGCTACGGACTTTCCGGGCGGAGTTCCGGGAGCCGCTGTCACTGGCGTTGTCAGCCTACAAAGCCGCTCGGGTTGTGGTCGGGGAACGGGGACTTATCCTTCTACCGTCCCCACCGCCGGTCACCCGGGCAGCGTAG
- the istB gene encoding IS21-like element helper ATPase IstB, translating into MMADLQDQAIRQHCKALRMPTIGGQFARLADAATREGHSHIGYLEALLAAEMEERESRAIARLLHEARLPRMKTLDAFEFDRSGVAATQLRTLAEGDYITRAEPILLVGDAGTGKTHLATGLCVAACRQRRRVRFTTATALVNELAEAAHANQLSRALGRWERLDLICIDELGYVPLAETACELMFQVIADRAEKAAVIVTTNLPFSEWSQVIPNPRLCKALIDRLTDRAHIITTGTDSYRFRRTTAQRKAPKP; encoded by the coding sequence ATGATGGCCGACCTCCAGGACCAAGCCATCCGGCAGCACTGCAAGGCGCTGCGCATGCCGACGATCGGCGGCCAGTTCGCGCGGCTGGCAGACGCCGCCACCCGCGAGGGACACTCCCACATCGGCTACCTCGAGGCGCTGCTGGCCGCCGAGATGGAGGAGCGCGAGAGCCGGGCGATTGCGCGGCTGCTGCACGAGGCCAGACTGCCGCGCATGAAAACCCTCGACGCGTTCGAATTCGACCGCTCCGGGGTTGCCGCCACTCAACTGCGGACATTGGCCGAAGGCGACTACATAACCAGGGCAGAGCCGATCCTGCTGGTCGGCGATGCCGGCACGGGAAAGACCCATCTGGCGACGGGCTTGTGCGTGGCCGCCTGCCGGCAGCGGCGACGGGTCCGGTTCACCACGGCAACGGCATTGGTCAACGAGCTGGCCGAGGCGGCGCACGCCAACCAGCTCAGCCGCGCGCTGGGTCGTTGGGAGCGGCTGGACCTGATCTGCATCGACGAACTGGGCTACGTGCCGCTCGCCGAAACCGCTTGCGAGCTGATGTTCCAGGTCATCGCCGACAGGGCGGAGAAGGCGGCGGTGATCGTCACAACCAACCTGCCATTCTCCGAATGGTCACAGGTCATCCCCAACCCGCGTCTGTGCAAGGCGCTGATCGATCGCCTGACTGACCGCGCGCACATCATCACGACCGGCACAGACTCCTATCGGTTCCGCCGTACGACGGCACAGCGCAAAGCGCCCAAGCCCTGA
- the istA gene encoding IS21 family transposase — translation MELFEQLRQEHEFGVGTIAGVAAKFGVHRRMVRQAIVGAVPPAHRYPARAQPKLGLVMAFIDQVLDEDRRAPRKQRHTARRIYRRILTEFPDAAVAESTVRNHVRSRKRALGLVRRETFVPQSYAVGVEAQVDWYEAWVDLGDERTRVQVFAMRSMASGAAFHRAYLHATQQAFLEAHEHAFDYFGGVFRLLRYDNLASAVRKILRGYRREETVRFVAFRSHWRFQAEFCTPGEGHEKGGIEGEGGYFRRNHLVPVPHVADLDALNALLLTGCRHDEARILDGRTEPVGIAMAAERPHLLARVPEGFDLADVTTPLVDKQGCVMVKTNAYSVPLRAGTRVEARVYPLHVEIWHAGRRVARHERCHSRRQQVLDLEHYLDVLSHKPGAFAGSKPLAQWRAAGRWPACYDELWERLLARHGKQNGTRAMVAVVALGQEFGHDKLRVAVTAAVSLGACDVAAVRYLLTEAALRKGQPCAVDVGELARYDRPMPTMAEYDVLLSAPCAGTA, via the coding sequence GTGGAATTGTTCGAGCAGCTGCGTCAGGAGCATGAATTTGGCGTCGGCACGATTGCCGGTGTGGCGGCCAAGTTCGGGGTTCATCGACGGATGGTGCGGCAGGCGATCGTCGGTGCGGTGCCGCCGGCGCATCGCTACCCGGCGCGAGCGCAGCCAAAACTCGGCCTGGTCATGGCGTTCATCGATCAGGTGCTGGACGAGGATCGACGTGCGCCGCGCAAGCAGCGGCATACGGCACGGCGCATCTACCGCCGGATCCTGACCGAGTTTCCGGACGCGGCTGTCGCGGAGTCTACCGTGCGCAACCATGTTCGGTCCCGCAAACGGGCCCTGGGCCTGGTCCGGCGCGAGACGTTCGTGCCGCAGAGCTACGCCGTGGGCGTCGAGGCCCAGGTGGATTGGTATGAGGCCTGGGTCGATCTGGGCGACGAGCGGACCAGGGTGCAGGTGTTCGCGATGCGCTCGATGGCTAGCGGGGCGGCGTTCCACCGGGCGTATCTGCATGCGACGCAACAGGCGTTTCTCGAAGCGCACGAGCATGCGTTCGATTATTTCGGCGGCGTGTTCCGGCTGCTGCGTTACGACAATCTGGCCAGCGCGGTGCGCAAAATCCTGCGGGGCTACCGGCGGGAGGAGACGGTCCGGTTCGTGGCGTTCCGTTCGCATTGGCGTTTCCAGGCGGAGTTCTGCACGCCCGGCGAGGGTCATGAGAAAGGCGGCATCGAGGGAGAGGGCGGCTACTTCCGCCGCAACCACCTTGTCCCGGTGCCCCATGTTGCCGACCTGGACGCCCTGAATGCGCTGTTGCTGACCGGGTGCCGTCACGACGAGGCGCGGATCCTGGATGGCCGCACGGAGCCTGTCGGCATCGCCATGGCGGCGGAGCGCCCGCATCTTCTGGCGCGTGTGCCCGAAGGATTCGATCTAGCGGACGTGACGACACCTCTGGTCGACAAGCAGGGCTGCGTGATGGTCAAGACCAACGCCTACTCGGTGCCGCTCCGCGCGGGCACGCGGGTGGAAGCACGCGTATATCCGCTGCACGTCGAAATCTGGCACGCCGGCCGCCGGGTTGCACGGCACGAGCGCTGCCACAGCCGTCGCCAGCAGGTGCTGGACCTTGAGCATTACCTGGACGTGCTGAGCCACAAGCCAGGCGCCTTTGCAGGCTCCAAGCCGCTGGCACAATGGCGCGCGGCCGGTCGCTGGCCCGCCTGCTACGACGAACTCTGGGAGCGGCTGCTGGCCAGGCACGGCAAACAGAATGGCACCCGCGCCATGGTGGCGGTCGTGGCGCTGGGGCAGGAGTTCGGCCACGACAAGCTGCGCGTCGCGGTCACCGCGGCGGTGTCGCTTGGGGCCTGTGACGTGGCGGCGGTGCGTTATCTGCTGACAGAAGCAGCGCTGCGCAAAGGCCAACCCTGTGCGGTCGATGTTGGCGAACTGGCCCGTTACGACCGGCCGATGCCGACGATGGCCGAGTATGACGTGCTGCTCTCGGCGCCCTGCGCGGGCACGGCATGA
- a CDS encoding putative toxin-antitoxin system toxin component, PIN family has product MNVVIDASTIIGAALKVDSIPRQALLVTVLSHELVLSLPVFEEISEVLSRKKFARSIPEEVRTEILGMLLMSGLVVIPEETVCECRDPGDDIYLEAALAAGADVIVSSDADLLVMDPWRGIRILRPREFLELVGAGAGETT; this is encoded by the coding sequence GTGAACGTCGTCATCGACGCGTCGACCATTATCGGGGCAGCTCTCAAGGTCGACAGCATTCCCCGGCAGGCTCTTCTCGTAACAGTCTTGAGCCACGAACTCGTTTTGTCTCTCCCGGTGTTCGAAGAAATCTCCGAAGTCCTGTCTCGGAAAAAGTTCGCCCGTTCCATTCCCGAGGAGGTTCGCACGGAGATCCTCGGCATGCTGTTGATGTCTGGGCTCGTGGTCATACCAGAGGAGACCGTCTGTGAGTGCCGCGACCCGGGAGACGATATCTATCTGGAGGCTGCGCTCGCTGCCGGTGCCGATGTGATCGTCTCCAGCGATGCCGACCTGCTGGTGATGGATCCATGGCGCGGGATCAGAATCCTCAGACCACGGGAATTCCTTGAACTCGTGGGTGCCGGGGCAGGGGAGACTACCTGA